The proteins below are encoded in one region of Streptomyces roseirectus:
- a CDS encoding cysteine dioxygenase, protein MNSDNDLQIAGDILEVLHLLQPPREHPSTVAEFVGLARSIAADRAQWAPLVRYDATTRWYHRLRTGPGYEVWLLSWLPGQGTALHDHGRSSGVLTVLDGTLTERTERGVRKLSGGAQRVFAPGYAHDVHNDTWEPAVSLHVYYPGLTEMPMRSEARACGAEAGEALLPAAG, encoded by the coding sequence ATGAACAGCGACAACGACCTCCAGATCGCCGGCGACATCCTCGAAGTCCTCCACCTGCTGCAGCCCCCGCGTGAACACCCCTCCACCGTCGCCGAGTTCGTCGGGCTCGCGCGGTCCATCGCCGCGGACCGGGCGCAGTGGGCGCCTCTCGTCCGCTACGACGCCACGACCCGCTGGTACCACCGGCTGCGCACCGGGCCCGGCTACGAGGTCTGGCTGCTGTCCTGGCTTCCCGGGCAGGGGACCGCTCTCCACGACCACGGGCGGTCCTCCGGTGTCCTCACCGTGCTCGACGGGACGCTCACCGAGCGCACCGAGCGGGGGGTGCGGAAGCTCTCGGGGGGCGCGCAGCGGGTGTTCGCGCCGGGGTATGCGCATGACGTGCACAACGACACGTGGGAGCCGGCAGTGAGCCTGCACGTTTATTACCCGGGGCTCACCGAGATGCCGATGCGCTCGGAGGCGCGCGCGTGCGGGGCCGAGGCCGGTGAGGCACTGCTGCCCGCGGCCGGGTAG
- a CDS encoding sugar phosphate nucleotidyltransferase, which yields MTEAILLVGGKGTRLRPLTVHTPKPMVRAAGVPFLTHQLARARAAGVDHIVLATSYLAEVFEPYFGDGSALGLHIEYVTEDEPLGTGGAIRNVASRLHAGPDDPVLIFNGDILTGLDIRRLVDTHSATGADVSLHLTKVTDPRAYGLVPTDDTGRVLAFLEKPTTPEEIVTDQINAGAYVFRRSVIDTIPTGRPVSVERETFPGLLQAGAHLQGMVDSTYWLDLGTPAAFVRGSADLVLGRAPSPAVPGRCGDRLILPTARVAPDAKLTGGTVVGEGALISEGARVTGSTILPGAVIEPGAVITDSLIGTRARIGTRSILTGTVIGDNAIIGPDNELRTGARIWCDAKIPAGAVRFSSDQ from the coding sequence GTGACAGAAGCGATCCTCCTGGTCGGCGGCAAGGGCACCCGGCTGCGCCCCCTCACGGTGCACACCCCCAAGCCGATGGTCAGGGCGGCCGGAGTGCCGTTCCTCACCCACCAGCTGGCGCGGGCCAGGGCGGCGGGCGTGGACCACATCGTCCTCGCCACGTCCTACCTCGCGGAGGTCTTCGAGCCCTACTTCGGCGACGGCTCCGCCCTCGGCCTCCACATCGAGTACGTCACCGAGGACGAACCCCTCGGCACCGGCGGCGCCATCCGCAACGTCGCCTCGCGCCTGCACGCCGGCCCCGACGACCCCGTCCTGATCTTCAACGGCGACATCCTCACGGGCCTCGACATCCGCCGCCTGGTCGACACCCACTCGGCCACGGGCGCCGACGTCTCCCTCCACCTCACGAAGGTCACCGACCCGCGCGCGTACGGCCTCGTCCCCACGGACGACACGGGCAGGGTCCTCGCCTTCCTGGAGAAGCCGACCACCCCCGAGGAGATCGTCACCGACCAGATCAACGCCGGCGCCTACGTCTTCCGCCGCTCGGTCATCGACACGATCCCGACAGGCCGCCCCGTCTCCGTCGAACGCGAGACCTTCCCCGGCCTCCTCCAGGCCGGCGCCCACCTCCAGGGCATGGTCGACTCCACCTACTGGCTCGACCTCGGCACCCCCGCCGCCTTCGTCCGCGGCTCCGCCGACCTCGTCCTCGGCCGCGCCCCCTCCCCGGCCGTCCCCGGCCGCTGCGGCGACCGCCTCATCCTCCCCACGGCCCGAGTGGCCCCCGACGCCAAGCTGACCGGCGGCACGGTCGTAGGCGAAGGCGCCCTGATCTCCGAAGGCGCCCGCGTCACCGGCTCCACCATCCTCCCCGGCGCCGTCATCGAACCCGGCGCCGTCATCACCGACTCCCTCATCGGCACCCGCGCCCGCATCGGCACCCGCTCCATCCTCACCGGCACCGTCATCGGCGACAACGCCATCATCGGCCCCGACAACGAACTCCGCACCGGAGCAAGAATCTGGTGCGACGCGAAAATCCCCGCAGGCGCGGTCAGATTCTCCTCGGACCAGTAA
- a CDS encoding LCP family protein: MDAQGRGRADNIDPADQWVLNPNTGEYELQLGTAAAQSAVAAPPPGASSVPGPRRAASRAASAVDAPAPGRGSLPGEPGRDVPGPRRRKGAPVEEPLPGRRGRKPVKKKSKGRKILVWTGGTMAFLLVGTAGAAYLYIEHLNGNISSSSTDGAGTGGFSKDKAINLLLIGTDKRTGAGNEGYGDAGSVGHADTTILLHVSKDRTNATALSIPRDLIVDIPDCPTEQADGTSKVVPGSEGARFNTSLGQDGRTPSCTMRTVTELTGITPDNFMVADFNAVKTLTSAVGGVEVCLAKDIDDKDSHLKLSKGTHLIEGEQALAFVRTRHSVGFGGDLSRIQIQQQFLSALMRKLKSNDTLTDPTKMIKLAEAGTKALTVDSQLDSIGKLKDLGLELGKLNVKNLTFTTIPVVDNPAEKVKATVVLDQSAAPTVFQMIRDDVSFTEVAQQAKESKSAAAAEAAARLKGTQAAASEVRVQVMNGGAVAGSAQETLSWLQNEEGVTKSENAGNAPAELANTTLEYAPEQADQARKLAAIMGLSGSALKPGKSVTNSQGLPTMTLTLGKDFKGAGVSMTAPAKVPSSVNKSTADKVQCAK; this comes from the coding sequence GTGGACGCGCAAGGCCGTGGGCGGGCGGACAACATCGATCCCGCAGACCAGTGGGTGCTCAATCCGAACACCGGCGAATACGAACTGCAACTGGGTACTGCCGCAGCGCAGTCGGCCGTCGCGGCGCCACCGCCCGGGGCCTCTTCCGTGCCCGGCCCCCGCAGAGCGGCGTCCCGCGCGGCGTCCGCCGTCGACGCGCCCGCGCCCGGCCGTGGTTCGCTGCCCGGGGAGCCCGGACGGGACGTGCCGGGGCCACGGCGGCGCAAGGGCGCGCCCGTCGAGGAACCGCTGCCCGGACGCCGGGGGCGCAAGCCCGTCAAGAAGAAGTCCAAGGGCAGGAAGATCCTCGTGTGGACCGGCGGGACCATGGCGTTCCTGCTGGTGGGGACGGCCGGTGCCGCCTACCTCTACATCGAGCACCTGAACGGCAACATCTCCTCCTCCTCCACCGACGGCGCCGGGACCGGCGGGTTCAGCAAGGACAAGGCGATCAACCTCCTGCTGATCGGCACCGACAAGCGCACCGGGGCGGGCAACGAGGGGTACGGGGACGCCGGGAGCGTCGGGCACGCCGACACGACGATCCTGCTGCACGTCTCCAAGGACCGGACCAACGCGACCGCGCTGTCCATCCCCCGTGACCTGATCGTCGACATCCCCGACTGCCCCACCGAGCAGGCGGACGGCACCTCCAAGGTCGTCCCCGGCAGCGAGGGGGCCCGGTTCAACACGAGCCTCGGGCAGGACGGGCGGACGCCGAGCTGCACCATGCGGACCGTGACCGAGCTGACCGGGATCACGCCGGACAACTTCATGGTCGCCGACTTCAACGCGGTCAAGACGCTGACGTCGGCCGTGGGCGGGGTCGAGGTGTGCCTCGCCAAGGACATCGACGACAAGGACTCGCACCTCAAGCTGTCCAAGGGGACGCATCTCATCGAGGGCGAGCAGGCGCTCGCGTTCGTGCGGACGCGGCACTCCGTGGGGTTCGGCGGGGATCTGAGCCGGATCCAGATCCAGCAGCAGTTCCTCAGCGCGCTCATGCGGAAGCTGAAGTCCAACGACACGCTGACCGATCCGACGAAGATGATAAAGCTGGCCGAGGCGGGGACGAAGGCGCTCACCGTCGACAGCCAGCTCGACAGCATCGGCAAGCTCAAGGATCTCGGGCTGGAACTGGGCAAGCTGAACGTCAAGAACCTCACGTTCACGACGATTCCCGTCGTCGACAATCCGGCCGAGAAGGTCAAGGCGACCGTCGTGCTGGATCAGTCGGCCGCGCCCACCGTGTTCCAGATGATCCGGGACGACGTGTCGTTCACGGAGGTCGCTCAGCAGGCCAAGGAGTCCAAGTCGGCCGCTGCTGCTGAGGCTGCCGCCCGGCTCAAGGGGACTCAGGCCGCCGCGTCCGAGGTGCGGGTGCAGGTCATGAACGGGGGGGCGGTGGCCGGGAGTGCTCAGGAGACGTTGAGCTGGTTGCAGAACGAAGAAGGGGTGACGAAGTCCGAGAACGCGGGGAACGCGCCTGCGGAGTTGGCCAATACGACGCTTGAGTACGCGCCTGAGCAGGCCGATCAGGCGCGGAAGTTGGCGGCGATCATGGGGTTGTCGGGGAGTGCGTTGAAGCCGGGGAAGAGTGTGACGAACTCCCAGGGGCTGCCGACGATGACGCTCACGCTGGGGAAGGACTTCAAGGGGGCGGGGGTTTCCATGACCGCGCCCGCGAAGGTGCCGTCCTCGGTGAACAAGTCGACTGCGGACAAGGTGCAGTGCGCGAAGTAG
- a CDS encoding coenzyme F420-0:L-glutamate ligase — MSEYRVWAVEGLPEVRRGDDLAKLIAGAEPGLADGDVVVVTSKIVSKAEGRIVAADDREAAIDAETVRVVARRGTLRIVENRQGLVMAAAGVDASNTPAGTVLLLPEDPDASARAIREGLRDVLGVDVGVVVSDTFGRPWRAGLTDVAIGAAGVRVLDDLRGGTDAYGNPLVATVVATADELAAAGDLVKGKATGLPVAVVRGLGHVVDGDETEGARRLVRGAADDMFRLGTSEAVRLAVTQRRTVRAFTDDDVDPGAVRRAVAAAVTAPAPHHTTPWRFVLLESKESRVRLLDAMRDAWVADLRRDGKSEESIAKRVRRGDVLRNAPYLVVPCLVMDGSHHYGDPRRDAAEREMFVVAAGAGVQNFLVALAGERLGSAWVSSTMFCRDVVREVLALPAGWDPMGAVAVGRPAEEPRARGERGVEGFIEVR; from the coding sequence GTGAGTGAGTACCGGGTGTGGGCCGTCGAGGGGCTGCCCGAGGTGCGGCGGGGGGACGACCTCGCCAAGTTGATCGCCGGGGCCGAGCCGGGGCTCGCCGACGGGGACGTCGTCGTCGTGACGTCGAAGATCGTGTCCAAGGCCGAGGGGCGGATCGTCGCGGCGGACGACCGGGAGGCCGCGATCGACGCGGAGACCGTGCGGGTCGTCGCGCGGCGGGGGACGCTGCGGATCGTCGAGAACCGGCAGGGGCTCGTGATGGCCGCCGCCGGGGTCGACGCGTCCAACACGCCCGCGGGCACGGTGCTGTTGCTGCCCGAGGACCCGGACGCGTCCGCGCGTGCGATCCGGGAGGGGCTGCGGGATGTCCTCGGGGTCGATGTCGGGGTCGTCGTCAGTGACACCTTCGGGCGGCCCTGGCGGGCCGGGTTGACGGACGTCGCGATCGGGGCGGCCGGGGTGCGGGTGCTGGACGATCTGCGGGGCGGGACCGACGCGTACGGGAATCCGCTCGTCGCGACCGTCGTCGCGACCGCCGACGAGCTGGCCGCCGCTGGGGACCTCGTCAAGGGGAAGGCCACCGGGCTGCCGGTCGCCGTGGTGCGCGGGCTCGGGCATGTCGTCGACGGGGACGAGACCGAGGGGGCGCGGCGCCTGGTGCGCGGGGCCGCGGACGACATGTTCCGGCTCGGGACGTCCGAGGCCGTGCGGCTCGCGGTGACGCAGCGGCGGACCGTGCGGGCGTTCACCGACGACGACGTCGATCCCGGGGCGGTGCGGCGGGCCGTCGCCGCGGCCGTCACCGCGCCGGCGCCGCATCACACCACGCCCTGGCGGTTCGTGCTACTGGAGTCAAAGGAGTCGCGGGTGCGGTTGCTCGACGCGATGCGGGACGCCTGGGTCGCGGATCTGCGGCGGGACGGGAAGTCGGAGGAGTCCATCGCGAAGCGGGTGCGGCGGGGGGATGTGCTGCGCAACGCGCCCTATCTCGTCGTGCCCTGTCTGGTGATGGACGGGTCGCATCACTACGGGGATCCCCGGCGGGATGCCGCCGAGCGGGAGATGTTCGTCGTCGCGGCGGGGGCCGGGGTGCAGAACTTCCTCGTCGCGCTGGCCGGGGAGCGGCTGGGGTCCGCGTGGGTGTCGTCGACGATGTTCTGCCGGGATGTCGTGCGGGAGGTGCTGGCGCTGCCCGCCGGGTGGGATCCCATGGGGGCCGTCGCGGTGGGGCGGCCCGCGGAGGAGCCTCGGGCCCGGGGGGAGAGGGGGGTGGAGGGGTTCATCGAAGTGCGGTGA
- a CDS encoding WhiB family transcriptional regulator, whose protein sequence is MTELVQQLLVDDADEELGWQERALCAQTDPESFFPEKGGSTREAKKVCLACEVRSECLEYALANDERFGIWGGLSERERRRLKKAAV, encoded by the coding sequence ATGACCGAGCTGGTGCAGCAACTGCTGGTCGACGACGCGGACGAGGAACTCGGCTGGCAGGAGCGCGCGCTGTGCGCCCAGACCGATCCCGAGTCCTTCTTCCCCGAGAAGGGTGGCTCCACGCGCGAGGCCAAGAAGGTCTGCCTCGCCTGCGAGGTCCGCTCCGAATGCCTCGAATACGCCCTCGCCAACGACGAGCGCTTCGGCATCTGGGGCGGTCTCTCCGAGCGTGAACGCCGCCGCCTGAAGAAAGCGGCCGTCTGA
- a CDS encoding DNA-3-methyladenine glycosylase family protein produces MAGRFAPRATRASVRGGYVGVPSVRGGRAGLGGLVRSFAPDGPLDLGLVLGPLRRGPGDPTFRVTPDGAVWRGSLTPCGPGALRVSLEGGVVRGEAWGGGAEWLLDQLPALVGAGDEPSAFVPRHRVVAEVWRRRKGLRLGRSGLVMESLIPSVLEQKVTTEEAYRAWGMLVRKFGEPAPGPAAGGRLWVMPSPRGWGAIPSWEWHLAGVDDKRAATVVRAVRVAARLEEGVGVSAEEACRRLEVVPGVGVWTSAEVVQRSHGAVDVVTLGDLHLPGIVGWVLGGERGADDGRMLELLEGYAGQRQRAVRLVLLSGVVPERRAPRQAVGDIRGI; encoded by the coding sequence GTGGCTGGGCGGTTCGCTCCTCGGGCCACTCGCGCGTCCGTGCGGGGTGGGTATGTCGGGGTGCCCTCGGTGCGGGGTGGGCGGGCGGGGCTCGGGGGGCTTGTCCGGTCGTTCGCTCCCGACGGGCCGCTTGATCTCGGGCTGGTGCTCGGGCCTCTGCGGCGGGGGCCCGGGGATCCCACGTTCCGGGTCACTCCCGACGGGGCCGTGTGGCGGGGGAGTCTCACGCCCTGTGGGCCCGGGGCTCTTCGGGTCAGCCTTGAGGGGGGTGTGGTGCGGGGGGAGGCGTGGGGTGGTGGGGCCGAGTGGCTGCTCGATCAGCTTCCCGCACTGGTGGGGGCGGGGGATGAGCCGTCCGCGTTCGTGCCTCGGCATCGGGTGGTCGCTGAGGTGTGGCGGCGGCGGAAGGGGCTTCGGCTGGGGCGGAGTGGGCTGGTCATGGAGTCGTTGATCCCCTCCGTGCTGGAGCAGAAGGTGACCACCGAGGAGGCTTATCGGGCGTGGGGGATGTTGGTGCGGAAGTTCGGGGAGCCGGCGCCGGGGCCTGCGGCCGGGGGGCGGTTGTGGGTGATGCCGTCGCCTCGGGGGTGGGGGGCGATTCCGTCGTGGGAGTGGCATCTCGCGGGGGTCGATGACAAGAGGGCGGCGACCGTGGTGCGGGCGGTTCGGGTGGCGGCGCGGTTGGAGGAGGGGGTGGGGGTGTCGGCGGAGGAGGCTTGTCGGCGGTTGGAGGTGGTGCCGGGGGTGGGGGTGTGGACGTCGGCGGAGGTGGTGCAGCGGAGTCATGGGGCCGTGGATGTGGTGACCCTTGGGGATCTGCATCTGCCGGGGATCGTGGGGTGGGTGCTGGGTGGGGAGCGGGGGGCTGATGACGGGCGGATGCTGGAACTGTTGGAGGGGTATGCGGGGCAGCGGCAGCGGGCTGTTCGGTTGGTGTTGTTGAGTGGGGTGGTGCCGGAGAGGCGGGCGCCTCGGCAGGCCGTCGGGGATATCCGGGGGATTTGA
- a CDS encoding TIGR03089 family protein: protein MNATDRTPADLLRSALAADPARPLVTFYDDATGERVELSVATFANWVAKTSNLLQDGLSVEPGDRVALLLPAHWQTAVWLLACASVGAVADVDGDPARADVVVAGPDALDAGRACRGERYALSLAPLGRRFLPAPPEGYTDYAVEVPTYGDRFTPYAPVDPEEPALVVAGAELSGAEVVERARADAGRLGLTGPSGRLLSGLPYDTWDGLSAGLYAPLASGGSVVLCRNLELAGAETVAKRVESEKVTATAR from the coding sequence GTGAACGCCACCGACCGCACCCCCGCCGACCTGCTGCGTTCCGCGCTCGCCGCGGACCCGGCCCGCCCCCTGGTGACCTTCTACGACGACGCCACCGGCGAACGCGTCGAACTCTCCGTCGCCACCTTCGCCAATTGGGTGGCCAAGACCTCCAACCTCCTCCAGGACGGCCTCTCCGTCGAACCCGGCGACCGCGTCGCCCTCCTGCTGCCCGCCCACTGGCAGACGGCCGTCTGGCTGCTCGCCTGCGCCTCCGTGGGCGCCGTCGCCGACGTGGACGGCGATCCCGCGCGCGCGGACGTCGTCGTCGCCGGGCCGGACGCGCTGGACGCCGGGCGCGCCTGCCGGGGCGAGCGGTACGCGCTGTCCCTCGCGCCGCTCGGGCGCCGGTTCCTGCCCGCGCCGCCCGAGGGCTACACCGACTACGCCGTCGAGGTCCCGACCTACGGCGACCGCTTCACCCCGTACGCCCCCGTGGACCCCGAGGAGCCCGCGCTCGTCGTCGCCGGGGCCGAGCTGAGCGGCGCCGAGGTCGTCGAGCGGGCCCGCGCGGACGCCGGGCGGCTCGGGCTGACCGGCCCTTCGGGGCGGCTGCTGAGCGGGCTGCCGTACGACACGTGGGACGGCCTCAGCGCCGGGCTGTACGCGCCGCTCGCCAGCGGGGGTTCGGTGGTGCTGTGCCGGAACCTGGAGCTGGCGGGCGCGGAGACGGTGGCGAAGCGGGTGGAGAGCGAGAAGGTGACGGCGACAGCGCGCTGA
- a CDS encoding peptidoglycan recognition protein family protein, with translation MRGLLAVSIGVTLSLTPLPPAAAAPTVQPAPVVSGSTQSLPLTPLTPRTRAVGAAPGLPRRDVRPFSLLGVVWDDPAAHLDAAVQARTRAAGTDTWSDWQDLETHADDHGADPGTPEHDTARLHGGTAPLWVGDSDGVEVRIQPGTAVPAGLRAELVDPGTTDAPVVGPPRARARLNAPAAGTVVPELARTLPHGGPRPRIVTRKGWGADEKLREKKFSYTKSVKAAFVHHTATGNRYRCSQAASVIRGIYRYHVKSMGWKDIGYNFLVDKCGNIYEGRAGGVTRPVLGAHTLGFNGNSVGIAVIGTYGAARPAAAAVKAVARLSAWKLGIYGVNPRGTTYLKSAGGNLYRKGKNVRLNVISGHRDGFATDCPGRQLYGKLGAARSSAARYQGR, from the coding sequence ATGCGTGGATTGCTAGCTGTCTCGATCGGCGTCACCCTCTCCCTGACCCCCCTCCCGCCCGCCGCAGCGGCGCCGACCGTCCAGCCGGCGCCCGTCGTGTCGGGCAGCACCCAGTCGCTCCCCCTCACCCCCCTCACCCCCCGCACCCGCGCCGTCGGCGCCGCCCCCGGCCTGCCCCGCCGCGACGTCCGCCCCTTCTCCCTCCTCGGCGTCGTCTGGGACGACCCCGCCGCCCACCTCGACGCCGCCGTCCAGGCCCGCACCCGCGCCGCCGGCACCGACACCTGGTCCGACTGGCAGGACCTGGAGACCCACGCCGACGACCACGGCGCCGACCCCGGCACCCCCGAACACGACACCGCCCGCCTCCACGGCGGCACGGCCCCCCTGTGGGTCGGCGACTCGGACGGCGTCGAGGTCAGGATCCAGCCCGGGACGGCCGTCCCGGCGGGCCTGCGCGCCGAACTGGTCGACCCCGGCACCACCGACGCCCCCGTCGTCGGCCCCCCTCGCGCACGCGCGCGCCTGAACGCGCCGGCCGCCGGGACCGTCGTCCCCGAACTCGCCCGGACCCTGCCGCACGGCGGGCCCCGGCCGCGCATCGTCACGCGCAAGGGATGGGGGGCCGACGAGAAGCTGAGGGAGAAGAAGTTTTCCTATACGAAGAGCGTCAAGGCGGCCTTCGTTCACCACACGGCCACCGGGAACCGGTACCGATGCTCCCAGGCGGCGTCCGTCATTCGCGGTATCTACCGCTACCACGTCAAGAGCATGGGCTGGAAAGACATTGGCTACAACTTCCTCGTCGACAAGTGCGGAAACATCTACGAGGGCCGCGCCGGGGGAGTGACCAGGCCGGTCCTCGGCGCCCACACCCTCGGCTTCAACGGCAACAGCGTGGGTATCGCGGTGATCGGCACGTACGGCGCGGCCCGGCCCGCGGCCGCCGCGGTGAAGGCCGTCGCCCGCCTCTCGGCGTGGAAGCTCGGCATCTACGGCGTCAATCCCAGAGGAACGACATATCTGAAGTCGGCGGGTGGCAATCTCTACCGAAAAGGAAAGAACGTACGACTGAACGTCATCTCCGGTCACCGCGACGGGTTCGCCACGGACTGCCCGGGACGTCAGCTCTACGGCAAGCTCGGCGCGGCCCGCTCGTCGGCCGCGCGGTACCAGGGGCGCTGA
- a CDS encoding LCP family protein produces MRRTRWWWIGGGLLACALVAGVGGSVVYARLDGNITPDEAAAAELARFARERPSALVKDARNVLLIGSDTRAGEGNGAYGRDSGTERADSMILLHLAAGRRSATAVSLPRDLMVETPACLKADGTRTSPTLGMLNHAFQEGGSACAIRTVEELTGIRVDHHVVVDFQGFKEMVDAVDGVQVCLARPVDDPDAGLRLPAGKVTLDGERALGFVRARKTLGGGSDTDRMERQQTFLAALVEKVWSNGVLLNPVKLYPVLDAATSSVTADPELAGLRGMYELVRGLREIPTDRVQFLTVPRESYIYNTNRDQLLQPAAGKLFERLRADLPVTVTSAQSYGHGPHTPANPGFRGSTAAAQRCE; encoded by the coding sequence ATGCGGCGGACGCGGTGGTGGTGGATCGGGGGTGGGCTGCTCGCGTGCGCCCTGGTCGCCGGGGTGGGCGGGAGCGTCGTGTACGCGCGGCTGGACGGGAACATCACGCCGGACGAGGCGGCCGCCGCCGAACTCGCGCGGTTCGCGCGGGAACGACCGTCCGCGCTGGTCAAGGACGCGCGGAACGTGTTGCTGATCGGGTCGGACACGCGGGCCGGGGAGGGGAACGGGGCGTACGGGCGGGACTCGGGGACCGAGCGGGCGGACAGCATGATCCTGCTGCACCTCGCGGCGGGGCGGCGCAGCGCCACGGCCGTCTCGCTGCCCCGGGACCTGATGGTCGAGACGCCGGCGTGTCTGAAGGCCGACGGGACGCGCACCTCGCCCACGCTCGGGATGCTCAACCACGCCTTCCAGGAGGGCGGTTCGGCGTGCGCGATCCGGACGGTGGAGGAGCTGACCGGGATCCGGGTCGACCACCACGTCGTCGTCGACTTCCAGGGGTTCAAGGAGATGGTCGACGCGGTGGACGGCGTCCAGGTGTGCCTCGCGCGGCCCGTCGACGATCCGGACGCGGGGCTCAGGCTGCCCGCCGGGAAGGTCACGCTGGACGGGGAGCGGGCGCTCGGGTTCGTGCGGGCACGCAAGACGCTCGGGGGCGGCAGCGACACGGACCGGATGGAACGTCAGCAGACGTTTCTCGCGGCTCTGGTGGAGAAGGTGTGGAGCAATGGCGTGCTGCTCAATCCGGTGAAGCTGTATCCCGTGCTGGACGCGGCGACTTCGTCCGTGACGGCGGATCCGGAACTCGCGGGGCTGCGCGGGATGTACGAACTCGTCCGCGGTCTGCGCGAGATTCCCACCGATCGGGTGCAATTCCTTACGGTACCGAGAGAGTCGTACATCTATAACACCAATCGCGACCAGCTCCTGCAGCCCGCCGCCGGGAAACTCTTCGAACGGCTGCGGGCCGATCTCCCCGTCACCGTCACCTCCGCGCAGTCGTACGGCCACGGTCCGCACACGCCTGCGAACCCCGGGTTCCGGGGCAGCACAGCCGCCGCACAGCGATGTGAGTGA
- the cofD gene encoding 2-phospho-L-lactate transferase yields MRIVVLAGGIGGARFLRGLKKAAAEAEITVVGNTGDDIHLFGLKVCPDLDTVMYTLGGGIDEERGWGREDESFRVKEELAAYGVGPEWFGLGDRDFATHIVRTQMLAAGYPLSAVTEALCDRWKPGVRLLPMTDDRVETHVAVELDGERKAIHFQEYWVRLRASVPAHAVVPVGAEQAKPAPGVLEAIGAADVILFPPSNPVVSVGTILAVPGIREAVAEAGAPVVGLSPIVGDAPVRGMADKVLAAVGVESSAAAVAEHYGAGLLDGWLVDTVDAGAVARVEAAGIRCRAVPLMMSDDEATAEMARVALELAQEVRAGE; encoded by the coding sequence ATGCGCATTGTGGTTCTGGCAGGCGGTATCGGTGGGGCTCGGTTTCTGCGCGGTCTGAAGAAGGCCGCGGCGGAGGCGGAGATCACGGTGGTCGGAAATACGGGGGACGATATTCATCTGTTCGGATTGAAGGTCTGTCCTGATCTGGACACCGTGATGTACACGCTCGGCGGGGGCATCGACGAGGAGCGTGGGTGGGGCCGGGAGGACGAGTCGTTCCGGGTGAAGGAAGAACTCGCCGCCTACGGGGTCGGGCCCGAGTGGTTCGGGCTCGGTGACCGGGACTTCGCGACGCACATCGTGCGGACGCAGATGCTGGCGGCGGGATATCCGCTGAGCGCGGTGACCGAGGCGCTGTGCGACCGGTGGAAACCGGGCGTGCGGCTGCTGCCGATGACGGACGACCGGGTCGAGACGCATGTCGCCGTCGAGCTCGACGGGGAGCGCAAGGCGATCCACTTCCAGGAGTACTGGGTGCGGCTGCGGGCGTCCGTGCCCGCGCACGCCGTCGTGCCGGTCGGCGCCGAGCAGGCGAAGCCGGCGCCGGGCGTGCTGGAGGCGATCGGCGCGGCGGACGTGATCCTGTTCCCGCCGTCCAACCCGGTCGTGTCGGTCGGGACGATCCTGGCGGTGCCGGGGATCCGGGAGGCCGTCGCGGAGGCGGGCGCGCCGGTCGTCGGCCTCTCTCCCATCGTCGGGGACGCGCCCGTGCGTGGGATGGCCGACAAGGTGCTGGCCGCCGTCGGGGTGGAGTCCAGCGCCGCGGCCGTCGCCGAGCACTACGGGGCGGGGCTGCTCGACGGGTGGCTGGTCGACACGGTCGACGCCGGTGCCGTCGCGCGCGTGGAGGCCGCCGGGATCCGGTGCCGGGCCGTACCGCTGATGATGAGTGACGACGAGGCGACCGCCGAGATGGCGCGGGTCGCGCTGGAGCTGGCGCAGGAGGTGCGGGCCGGTGAGTGA